A single genomic interval of Bacillus sp. es.036 harbors:
- a CDS encoding cytochrome P450 family protein: MQSVETVYQSNFKEGAYEFYENLRKDEPITSIGSSNGNNTWLVTTYDDVLALLKRPSFIKDQSKLFSKSARSEEEPLETKIFHHMMLDVDPPDHTRLRKLVQPGFNPKAIKDLAPRIEAIADQLIDEMKQKNSADLIDDFAFPLPIIVISELLGVPTEDRDKFRKWSNSIVSASDNMEGEFMNDVREFTEYLTSLFEKRKADPQDDLISNLIKHEEDGEKLSSDELYSMVFLLIIAGHETTVNLIGNGMLALFEHPDQLELLQNDFSLIEGAIEEALRYYSPVDFSTARWAEEDFEFKGVQLRKGDMVLASISSANRDEKKFENPNKFDITRKPNPHIAFGYGIHFCLGAPLARLEGKIAYQKLLQAFPAIQLAEDPKWRNMFLLRGLQELKVKL, translated from the coding sequence ATGCAATCTGTTGAAACTGTTTACCAATCAAACTTTAAAGAAGGCGCATATGAATTCTATGAAAATTTGCGTAAAGACGAGCCTATTACATCCATTGGAAGCTCAAATGGAAACAACACCTGGCTCGTTACGACTTATGACGATGTCCTTGCATTACTAAAACGTCCTTCCTTTATTAAAGATCAATCAAAACTTTTTTCAAAAAGTGCTCGTAGCGAAGAAGAGCCGCTTGAAACGAAGATTTTTCATCATATGATGCTCGATGTCGATCCTCCCGACCACACGCGTTTACGTAAACTGGTACAACCTGGTTTTAACCCAAAAGCAATCAAGGACCTCGCTCCTCGGATTGAAGCGATCGCTGATCAATTAATTGATGAGATGAAACAAAAAAACAGCGCTGATTTAATCGACGATTTTGCGTTTCCATTACCTATTATTGTTATCTCTGAATTGCTTGGTGTTCCAACGGAAGACCGTGATAAATTTAGAAAGTGGTCAAACTCCATCGTTTCTGCTTCCGATAACATGGAAGGTGAATTTATGAACGATGTTCGGGAGTTTACCGAATACCTCACCTCTCTTTTTGAAAAGAGAAAAGCTGATCCACAAGATGATTTAATTTCCAATCTCATTAAACACGAAGAAGATGGGGAGAAATTAAGTTCAGACGAGCTTTATTCAATGGTCTTTCTATTGATTATTGCCGGTCATGAAACCACAGTGAACTTAATTGGAAATGGCATGCTTGCGCTCTTCGAACATCCCGATCAGCTAGAGCTACTGCAAAATGATTTTTCTTTAATAGAGGGAGCAATTGAAGAGGCGCTTCGCTATTATAGTCCCGTTGATTTCTCAACCGCTCGCTGGGCTGAAGAGGATTTTGAATTTAAAGGAGTTCAGCTTAGAAAAGGTGATATGGTTCTCGCGTCAATTTCATCTGCCAACCGCGATGAGAAAAAATTTGAGAACCCTAACAAGTTCGATATTACCCGCAAACCAAATCCACACATTGCGTTTGGATATGGCATTCACTTCTGTCTCGGCGCTCCTCTTGCTAGATTGGAAGGGAAAATTGCTTATCAAAAGTTACTTCAAGCCTTTCCTGCCATTCAGCTGGCTGAAGATCCGAAATGGCGCAATATGTTTTTACTGCGTGGACTCCAGGAACTTAAAGTAAAGCTTTAA
- a CDS encoding GNAT family N-acetyltransferase, with amino-acid sequence MIAVRIETEEALEEAFRIRKDVFIDEQGTPEDEEYDEFDTLDTAEHILVLDEEKAVGTARWRIVEGEGKFERICILASHRKLGIGNLIVHKLEELAIKKGITNVKLHGQVQAEGFYHKLGYETRSDVFMEDGIPHVLMRKKLPETFQNASS; translated from the coding sequence ATGATCGCAGTCAGAATTGAAACAGAAGAAGCTTTAGAGGAAGCTTTTCGTATTCGAAAAGACGTTTTCATCGATGAACAAGGAACACCTGAGGATGAAGAATACGATGAATTTGATACGCTCGATACAGCAGAACATATTCTCGTTTTAGATGAAGAAAAAGCTGTTGGTACAGCTAGATGGCGGATTGTAGAGGGCGAAGGGAAATTTGAACGCATTTGTATTCTCGCTTCACATCGAAAACTCGGAATCGGCAATTTAATCGTACATAAGCTTGAAGAGCTCGCGATCAAGAAAGGCATAACGAACGTGAAACTGCATGGTCAAGTTCAAGCAGAAGGTTTTTATCATAAGCTTGGCTACGAAACTCGTTCAGACGTTTTTATGGAGGACGGCATCCCCCATGTTTTAATGAGGAAAAAACTACCTGAAACTTTTCAAAACGCTTCATCGTAA
- a CDS encoding RibD family protein — protein sequence MELFKPKEMMKLKKRPEVVINVFASMDGRMTTAPGHNVMEWTSYGVDGKANDEAHKLYDELNCDALVSGSESLIVWSSDWVELENPITTPQKSKAYIVFDGRGRMDWAQTEGLIVVTRENVSQAYIEQLDTKGITYIKAGDGEKIDFELALEQLYELGFRRLAISGGGTINGAFLRAGVVDEISVVLAPLAIGGRTTPTIFDGENLESIQQAVPLQLVEVKPIGNKGAVWLYYRVKKQVMS from the coding sequence ATGGAATTATTCAAACCAAAGGAGATGATGAAGCTGAAAAAAAGACCTGAAGTGGTAATCAACGTATTTGCTTCAATGGATGGAAGAATGACGACAGCGCCAGGACATAATGTGATGGAATGGACGTCATACGGTGTGGACGGTAAGGCGAATGATGAAGCTCATAAACTATACGATGAATTAAATTGTGATGCGCTCGTATCAGGAAGTGAAAGTTTAATTGTGTGGAGCTCAGATTGGGTAGAGCTTGAGAATCCAATTACGACGCCACAGAAATCGAAAGCATATATTGTTTTTGATGGGAGAGGCCGAATGGATTGGGCGCAAACCGAGGGACTAATCGTTGTCACAAGAGAGAATGTGAGTCAGGCCTATATTGAGCAGCTAGACACGAAGGGCATTACATACATTAAAGCAGGTGATGGAGAAAAAATCGATTTTGAACTTGCTCTTGAACAACTTTATGAACTAGGATTTAGGCGCCTTGCCATTAGCGGAGGCGGAACGATCAATGGCGCTTTCTTAAGAGCGGGCGTTGTGGATGAAATTAGCGTTGTACTTGCACCGTTAGCAATTGGAGGTCGAACGACGCCAACGATCTTTGACGGTGAGAATTTGGAGTCCATTCAACAAGCTGTTCCACTTCAACTGGTGGAGGTAAAGCCTATCGGAAATAAGGGAGCAGTTTGGCTTTATTATCGTGTGAAAAAGCAGGTCATGAGCTAA
- a CDS encoding CBO0543 family protein, which produces MVFNFVAAFLIPWIAGIYLVKKDVRLFLLIAPFAAFVAVIFDVLGFHFGFWRIDPEYDTEPIAAMPMYFGIYPILAGYLFLTVQRLRFHPLVVILFFSLITTIIEGTGVWIDLVHYANGWTIYWTFVSYLVAYVVCYGYYLLLKKYVPL; this is translated from the coding sequence ATGGTTTTTAACTTTGTTGCGGCGTTTCTAATTCCGTGGATTGCTGGCATTTATCTCGTAAAAAAGGATGTTAGGCTTTTTCTTTTAATTGCCCCTTTTGCTGCGTTTGTGGCGGTTATTTTTGATGTGCTCGGTTTTCATTTTGGCTTTTGGCGAATAGATCCCGAATATGATACCGAGCCGATCGCAGCAATGCCAATGTATTTTGGCATATATCCGATTTTAGCAGGGTATTTGTTCCTAACCGTCCAACGTCTGCGCTTTCATCCATTGGTCGTTATCCTTTTCTTTTCATTGATTACAACCATCATTGAAGGTACTGGTGTTTGGATTGATCTTGTACACTACGCCAACGGTTGGACCATTTACTGGACCTTTGTTTCCTACTTAGTTGCATATGTGGTGTGTTATGGTTACTATTTATTATTAAAAAAATATGTACCTCTATAG
- a CDS encoding Bax inhibitor-1/YccA family protein, producing MRSGNPVLKNNTFNRTRDQGEAMTIGGTVAKTFFLFLFLLGSSIYTWYRYAQGEDVYTMMVIGAIGGLIFALITTFFHRAAPITGPIYATLEGFAIGGISAILESRYPGIVIQAAALTFSVMGVLLFLYAARIIKVTKNFRLMIVSATLAIFVVYIIDLGLNLFLNANVPYLHSNGLVGIGISLFIVAIAALNLVLDFDFIENGANRGAPKHLEWYGAFGLMVTLVWLYIEILHLLQKLRR from the coding sequence ATGCGAAGCGGAAACCCCGTTTTAAAGAACAACACATTTAACAGAACGCGTGATCAAGGAGAAGCAATGACGATTGGAGGAACTGTTGCGAAAACATTCTTCCTCTTTCTCTTCCTGCTTGGTTCCTCCATCTATACATGGTATCGCTATGCGCAAGGAGAAGATGTGTACACGATGATGGTTATTGGCGCAATCGGCGGATTGATTTTCGCCCTCATCACCACCTTCTTTCATCGTGCTGCCCCAATTACTGGCCCGATCTATGCAACGCTTGAAGGCTTTGCGATTGGTGGGATATCAGCCATTTTAGAATCACGCTACCCTGGTATCGTCATTCAGGCCGCCGCTCTTACCTTTTCCGTTATGGGCGTTCTGCTCTTCTTATATGCTGCTCGAATTATTAAGGTAACAAAGAACTTCCGATTAATGATCGTTTCCGCTACGCTTGCGATTTTCGTCGTATACATCATTGATCTTGGCCTCAACCTTTTCTTAAATGCCAACGTTCCTTACTTGCACTCAAACGGCCTTGTTGGAATCGGCATTAGCTTGTTCATTGTCGCGATCGCAGCGCTCAACCTCGTGCTTGATTTCGACTTTATCGAAAACGGTGCAAACCGCGGCGCTCCAAAACACCTGGAATGGTACGGTGCGTTCGGACTCATGGTGACGCTCGTATGGTTGTATATTGAGATTCTTCATTTGCTACAAAAATTAAGACGATAA